A window of Equus caballus isolate H_3958 breed thoroughbred chromosome 10, TB-T2T, whole genome shotgun sequence contains these coding sequences:
- the LOC100146413 gene encoding cytochrome P450 2A13 produces the protein MLASGLLLVAFLACLTLMVLMSVWRQGKFLGKLPPGPTPLPFIGNYLQLNTEQMYNSLMKISKRYGPVFTVHLGPRRIVVLCGYEAVKEALLDQAEEFSGRGEQATFDWLFKGYGVAFSNGERAKQLRRFSITTLRDFGVGKRGIEERIQEEAGFLIEAFRSTRGTLIDPTFFLSRAVSNVISSIVFGDRFDYEDKEFLSLLRMMLGSFQFTATSTGQLYEMFYSVMKHLPGPQQQAFKELQGLEDFIAKKVEQNQRTLDPNSPRNFIDSFLIRMQQEQKNPNTEFYLKNLVLTTLNVFFAGTETVSTTLRYGFLLLMKHPDVEAKVHEEVDRVIGKNRQPKFEDRAKMPYTEAVIHEIQRFGDMIPMGVARRVTKDTKFRDFLLPKGTEVFPMLGSVLRDPRFFSNPHDFNPQHFLDEKGQFKKSDGFVPFSIGKRYCFGEGLARMELFLFLTTIMQNFHFKSPQSPQDIDVSPKHVGFATIPRNYTMSFQPR, from the exons ATGCTGGCCTCAGGGCTGCTTCTGGTGGCTTTTCTGGCCTGCCTGACCTTAATGGTCTTGATGTCTGTCTGGCGGCAGGGGAAGTTCTTGGGGAAGCTGCCTCCTGGACCCACCCCATTGCCTTTCATTGGGAACTACCTGCAGCTGAACACAGAGCAGATGTACAACTCCCTCATGAAG ATCAGCAAGCGCTATGGGCCAGTGTTCACGGTTCACCTGGGGCCCCGGCGAATCGTGGTGCTATGTGGATACgaagctgtgaaggaggctcTGTTGGACCAGGCTGAGGAATTCAGTGGACGAGGAGAGCAGGCCACCTTCGACTGGCTCTTCAAAGGCTATG GTGTGGCATTCAGCAACGGCGAGCGTGCCAAACAGCTCAGACGCTTCTCCATCACTACACTGCGGGACTTCGGAGTGGGCAAGCGTGGCATTGAGGAACGCATTCAGGAGGAAGCAGGCTTCCTCATCGAGGCCTTCCGGAGCACACGTG GTACCTTGATTGATCCCACCTTCTTCCTGAGCCGAGCTGTCTCCAATGTCATCAGCTCCATTGTCTTTGGGGATCGCTTTGACTATGAAGACAAAGAGTTCCTGTCACTGCTGCGTATGATGCTGGGAAGCTTCCAATTTACAGCTACGTCTACGGGGCAG CTCTATGAGATGTTCTACTCAGTGATGAAACACCTGCCAGGGCCACAGCAACAGGCCTTTAAGGAGCTGCAGGGCCTGGAGGACTTCATAGCCAAGAAGGTGGAGCAGAACCAACGCACCCTGGATCCCAACTCCCCGCGGAACTTCATCGACTCCTTCCTCATCCGCATGCAGCAG GAGCAGAAGAACCCCAACACAGAGTTCTACTTGAAGAACCTGGTGCTGACCACGTTGAATGTCTTCTTTGCTGGCACAGAGACAGTCAGCACAACACTACGCTATGGCTTCCTGCTGCTCATGAAGCACCCAGATGTGGAGG ccAAGGTCCATGAGGAGGTTGACCGGGTGATTGGCAAGAACCGTCAGCCCAAGTTTGAGGACCGGGCCAAAATGCCCTACACAGAGGCGGTGATTCACGAGATCCAAAGATTTGGAGACATGATCCCAATGGGCGTGGCCCGCAGAGTCACCAAGGACACCAAATTTCGAGACTTTCTCCTCCCAAAG GGCACTGAAGTGTTCCCTATGCTGGGCTCTGTCCTGAGAGACCCCAGGTTCTTCTCCAATCCCCACGATTTCAACCCCCAGCACTTCCTGGATGAGAAGGGGCAGTTTAAGAAGAGTGATGGGTTCGTGCCCTTCTCCATTG GAAAGCGGTACTGTTTTGGAGAAGGCCTGGCTAGGATGGAGCTCTTTCTATTCCTCACTACCATCATGCAGAACTTCCACTTCAAATCCCCGCAATCACCTCAAGACATCGACGTGTCCCCCAAACATGTGGGCTTTGCCACTATCCCACGAAACTACACCATGAGCTTCCAGCCCCGCTAg